One Candidatus Woesearchaeota archaeon genomic region harbors:
- a CDS encoding nucleotidyltransferase domain-containing protein — protein MDLDSFKEVKRACAPLIKLRPIVKAIWVYGSAVEKQNVRGSDIDILILLDDTQKSLSSSFIEKLKLYTELIQQEYNKKGIKLHFQPPKTLTHWWDLIRNGEPWVITSIRNSLIIFDESGYLKLIKDLLKKGKIYSIEERSEKLIEQAEKDVDLAGDIFLREICHEILMAMTESAQIVLSYYGKYPPFPKNVLQELKKVFKENEIINKIAIDNYEEIYMVSKKIEFEQLLRLEGKEIDKYHEKAKDFIKIMEEILIHLQNKKDKKNFEKLYKAILQVCERLIKKEHKIIPKQDLKKISILKKEISSKNFATLINLYNYIHSNKEFKQSLDYQEIKNIYLVLDGLYNGKN, from the coding sequence ATGGACTTGGATTCATTTAAAGAGGTGAAGCGAGCTTGTGCTCCATTAATAAAATTAAGGCCTATTGTTAAGGCAATATGGGTTTATGGGAGTGCAGTTGAAAAACAAAATGTTAGAGGTTCTGATATTGATATCCTTATTTTACTTGATGATACTCAAAAAAGTTTAAGCTCTTCTTTTATAGAAAAATTAAAATTATATACCGAATTAATACAACAAGAATATAATAAAAAGGGAATTAAACTGCATTTTCAGCCACCAAAAACTTTGACTCATTGGTGGGATCTTATAAGAAATGGAGAACCTTGGGTAATAACATCCATTAGAAATTCACTAATAATTTTTGATGAATCAGGATATTTAAAATTAATCAAAGATTTATTAAAAAAAGGTAAAATTTATAGCATTGAAGAAAGATCTGAAAAGCTTATCGAACAAGCTGAGAAAGATGTAGATTTGGCCGGAGACATTTTTTTGAGAGAAATTTGTCATGAAATTCTTATGGCTATGACAGAAAGTGCGCAAATAGTTTTATCTTATTATGGTAAATATCCTCCTTTTCCTAAGAATGTATTGCAAGAGTTAAAGAAAGTCTTTAAAGAAAATGAAATTATAAATAAAATTGCTATAGATAATTATGAAGAAATATATATGGTTAGTAAAAAAATAGAATTTGAGCAATTATTAAGATTAGAAGGCAAAGAAATAGATAAATATCATGAAAAGGCAAAAGATTTCATTAAAATTATGGAAGAGATATTAATTCATCTACAAAATAAAAAAGATAAAAAGAATTTTGAGAAATTATATAAAGCTATTTTACAGGTGTGTGAAAGACTTATTAAAAAAGAACATAAAATTATACCTAAACAAGATTTGAAAAAAATTAGTATCCTTAAGAAAGAGATTTCTTCAAAGAATTTTGCTACTTTAATTAATTTATATAATTATATTCATTCAAATAAAGAGTTCAAGCAAAGTTTAGATTATCAGGAAATTAAAAATATTTATTTGGTCTTAGATGGATTGTATAATGGAAAAAACTAA